In the genome of Hymenobacter taeanensis, one region contains:
- a CDS encoding glycoside hydrolase family 127 protein codes for METFPVSAVQLLASPFQVAQQTDKAYMLALNPDRLLAPYLAEAGLPTKAERYGNWENTGLDGHMGGHYLSALAYMYAATSDAQVQQRLTYMVDQLERCQQQNGNGYLGGVPGGRAMWQQVKEGRINANSFGLNQKWVPLYNLHKTYAGLRDAYVVGGNGKAKAMLIKLTDWCLDLTANLSDEQIQEMLRSEHGGLNEIFADVAQLTGDAKYLRLAQRFSHRVVLEPLLAGKDVLNGMHANTQIPKVIGFERVAEVGGDPAWANAAAFFWKTVVENRTVSIGGNSVSEHFNPATNFTSMLESTEGPETCNTYNMLKLSKQLYLTSGSTRYLDYYERATYNHILSTQHPGQGGFVYFTPMRPRHYRVYSQPQEGFWCCVGSGLENHGKYGELAYAHRGEDELLVNLFLPSRLTWPQQGLTLTQETTFPKEERSHLKLQLKKPRKFALSIRRPSWLPAGQMQVQVNGKPVETSMPSPGYVTVQRKWRTGDVVTLALPMETKAEYMPDHSPWVSFVHGPVVLAAVTDTTDLVGLHANGQRMAHVASGPLYPVEEAPILVSAGQDVAAGITPVPGQALTFSAAGLIDSDKYRNVHLVPFTQIHDARYMVYWPVTTPEGLAARKEEIRRKDEEKRALEARTVDQVTPGEQQPESDHGFQGEKSESGSHRNRHWRHATGWFSYNLRNPNRAARALRITYSSGDKDRRFTILLNGTPLTNVTLQGNPQGDFYDVEYVLPKALQQANAPTTLVVKFEAAPGSTAGGIFDVRLLK; via the coding sequence TTGGAAACCTTCCCGGTATCGGCAGTGCAGTTGCTGGCCAGCCCTTTTCAGGTGGCTCAGCAAACCGACAAAGCCTACATGCTGGCCCTAAACCCTGATCGGTTGCTGGCACCGTACCTGGCTGAAGCCGGTTTGCCCACCAAGGCTGAGCGTTATGGCAACTGGGAAAATACTGGCCTAGACGGGCACATGGGCGGGCATTACCTCTCGGCACTGGCCTACATGTACGCCGCCACCTCTGACGCGCAGGTGCAGCAGCGGCTCACGTATATGGTTGACCAGCTCGAGCGGTGCCAGCAGCAGAATGGCAATGGCTACCTGGGCGGCGTGCCCGGTGGCCGGGCCATGTGGCAGCAGGTGAAAGAAGGACGCATTAATGCCAATAGCTTCGGTCTCAACCAGAAGTGGGTGCCCCTCTATAATCTGCACAAAACCTACGCGGGCCTGCGTGACGCCTATGTGGTAGGCGGTAACGGAAAGGCGAAGGCAATGCTGATTAAGCTCACGGATTGGTGCCTCGATCTGACGGCCAATCTTTCCGATGAGCAAATACAGGAGATGCTGCGCAGTGAGCACGGTGGCCTAAACGAGATATTTGCTGATGTAGCCCAGCTGACAGGTGATGCAAAATACCTGCGCCTAGCCCAGCGCTTCTCACATCGGGTGGTGCTGGAGCCTTTGCTGGCAGGAAAAGACGTGCTCAATGGCATGCACGCTAACACGCAGATTCCGAAGGTTATTGGTTTTGAGCGAGTTGCGGAAGTGGGCGGCGACCCGGCATGGGCTAATGCAGCGGCGTTCTTCTGGAAGACGGTGGTAGAAAACCGTACGGTATCCATTGGCGGAAACAGCGTGAGTGAGCACTTCAACCCGGCTACCAATTTCACCTCCATGCTGGAAAGTACGGAGGGGCCGGAAACGTGCAACACCTACAACATGCTCAAGCTCAGCAAGCAGCTGTACCTCACTAGTGGCTCCACGCGCTACCTCGACTACTATGAGCGTGCCACCTACAACCACATCCTCTCGACGCAGCATCCGGGGCAGGGTGGGTTCGTGTATTTCACGCCCATGCGCCCCCGCCATTACCGCGTGTATTCGCAGCCGCAGGAAGGGTTTTGGTGCTGCGTAGGCTCGGGGCTGGAGAACCACGGCAAGTACGGCGAGCTAGCCTACGCTCACCGTGGGGAGGATGAATTACTGGTGAATCTGTTCCTGCCCTCGCGCCTCACTTGGCCCCAGCAAGGCCTGACCTTAACCCAGGAAACTACCTTCCCGAAGGAAGAACGCTCACACTTAAAGCTGCAGCTGAAAAAGCCGCGCAAGTTCGCGCTCAGCATTCGGCGACCCAGCTGGCTGCCAGCCGGCCAGATGCAGGTGCAGGTGAACGGCAAGCCGGTAGAAACGAGTATGCCTTCACCTGGCTATGTTACCGTGCAGCGTAAGTGGCGCACCGGCGACGTAGTGACCCTGGCCCTGCCCATGGAAACCAAAGCGGAGTACATGCCCGATCATTCACCCTGGGTCTCGTTCGTGCACGGGCCAGTAGTGCTAGCCGCCGTTACCGATACTACCGATTTGGTGGGGCTGCACGCGAACGGCCAGCGCATGGCCCACGTTGCCAGCGGGCCACTGTACCCGGTAGAGGAAGCGCCGATACTGGTATCGGCTGGGCAAGATGTGGCTGCGGGTATCACGCCCGTACCTGGCCAGGCGCTTACTTTTTCGGCTGCTGGGCTGATTGACTCTGATAAGTACCGCAACGTACACTTGGTGCCGTTTACGCAAATTCACGATGCCCGCTACATGGTGTACTGGCCCGTAACTACTCCCGAAGGCCTGGCAGCGCGCAAGGAAGAAATACGGCGTAAAGACGAAGAGAAACGGGCGCTGGAAGCTCGTACCGTTGACCAGGTGACCCCCGGCGAGCAGCAGCCGGAATCAGACCACGGGTTTCAGGGCGAGAAATCTGAATCGGGCAGCCACCGCAACCGGCACTGGCGGCACGCTACGGGCTGGTTCAGCTACAACCTGCGCAACCCCAACCGCGCCGCTCGCGCCCTGCGCATAACGTACTCTAGCGGCGATAAAGACCGGCGGTTTACCATTCTGCTAAACGGTACGCCGTTGACCAACGTGACCCTACAGGGCAACCCGCAGGGCGACTTTTATGACGTAGAATATGTACTGCCCAAAGCTCTGCAGCAGGCCAACGCACCTACTACACTGGTGGTAAAGTTTGAGGCAGCACCTGGCTCAACAGCCGGTGGCATATTTGATGTGCGCCTGCTGAAATAA
- a CDS encoding bifunctional transaldolase/phosoglucose isomerase — MNALVEIRQFNQSIWLDFIRRKILVNGELQKLISEDSLRGVTSNPAIFEKAIGGSDDYDAAIRSLALQGKSVDEIYTELAIADVQLACDLFRPLYDSNDNSGDGYVSLEVSPELVNDTEGTIEEGMRFWKAVDRPNVMIKVPATLEGLPAIRRLIAEGINVNVTLIFGLERYRAVAEAYIAGLEDRAAAGLPINNIASVASFFLSRIDVLIDPMLEKLAAEGGEKGELAQSLVGEVALSSAKQAYQIYKEIFAGERWEKLQQKDASTQRLLWASTGNKNPKYDDLKYVESLIGPHTVNTIPVETMDIFREKGKPAVRLEEGTDKAADVIRRLPELGINLEELTNQLEHEGGQKFKEPFGKLMAALEKKRQEALAETVAPATYELGQYQADVNAQIKKFNEQNFTEGFWQKEASLWTQDAEAQESIRSFMGWLRVAETMVSAVPEIEQFVQEVRTAGFKHVVVMGMGGSSMAPIVFQKSFERSADGLELSILDTTDPGTVRQIEESVPLTETLFIVASKSGTTAEPLAFGDYFYNRLKELKGDKAGENFVAITDPGSKFIEAATKEGYRKIFLNFTEVGGRFSALTYFGLVPAALYGISVGEVLERAIRMMRACGAYGPVTENPGLELGAALGVLAEQGRDKLTLVVPQSLHDLGLWLEQLIAESTGKLGKGILPVAGEPLTEPSLYGQDRVFVYVGYGNEADEANQQKLQALQQAGHPVISIRMQEPLDLGQEFYRWEVATAVASAVFGINPFDQPNVQAAKTATDRLMKEVTEKGQLPEEEKALSADGLSYYGVPAAGKASELLTQFFQTNPGDYVSIQAYLTESPALNEAMDKLRALLQKRLHVATTFGYGPRFLHSTGQYHKGGPNTGLFLQLTAENPNDLPLPGRSYTFGTLKNAQAQGDLQALRDYDRRTLRVDLGANPEQGVQKLIEELSAQA, encoded by the coding sequence ATGAACGCACTAGTAGAAATTCGCCAATTCAACCAAAGCATTTGGCTCGACTTCATTCGTCGCAAGATTCTGGTTAATGGCGAGCTGCAGAAGCTCATCTCCGAAGACTCCCTGCGGGGTGTGACGTCAAACCCCGCCATTTTTGAAAAAGCTATTGGCGGCTCCGACGACTACGACGCGGCCATCCGCTCCCTGGCCCTGCAGGGCAAGTCGGTTGATGAAATCTACACCGAGCTGGCTATTGCCGATGTGCAGCTGGCCTGCGACCTGTTTCGTCCGCTTTACGACAGCAACGACAACTCCGGCGACGGCTACGTGAGCCTGGAAGTATCGCCGGAGCTGGTGAACGACACCGAGGGTACCATTGAGGAAGGCATGCGCTTCTGGAAAGCCGTAGACCGCCCCAACGTGATGATTAAGGTGCCCGCCACGCTGGAAGGCCTCCCTGCCATCCGGCGCCTCATTGCAGAGGGCATCAACGTAAACGTGACCCTCATCTTCGGGCTGGAGCGCTACCGCGCTGTGGCCGAGGCCTACATCGCGGGCCTGGAAGACCGCGCCGCGGCCGGCTTGCCCATCAATAACATTGCCTCCGTAGCCAGCTTCTTCCTCTCGCGGATTGATGTACTGATTGACCCCATGCTGGAAAAGCTGGCGGCCGAAGGCGGCGAGAAAGGTGAGCTGGCGCAGAGCCTCGTGGGCGAAGTAGCCCTGTCGAGCGCTAAGCAGGCCTACCAGATTTACAAAGAGATTTTTGCCGGTGAGCGGTGGGAAAAGCTGCAGCAGAAAGATGCCAGCACCCAGCGCCTACTGTGGGCCAGCACCGGCAACAAGAACCCCAAGTACGACGATCTGAAGTACGTGGAGTCGCTGATCGGCCCCCACACCGTGAACACTATTCCGGTTGAAACTATGGATATCTTCCGTGAGAAAGGCAAACCCGCCGTTCGCCTGGAAGAAGGCACCGACAAAGCCGCCGACGTAATTCGTCGCTTGCCCGAACTTGGTATCAACCTGGAGGAGCTGACCAACCAGCTGGAGCACGAAGGTGGCCAGAAATTCAAGGAGCCCTTCGGTAAGCTGATGGCTGCCCTGGAGAAGAAGCGCCAAGAAGCGCTAGCCGAAACCGTAGCCCCCGCTACCTATGAGCTAGGCCAGTACCAGGCAGATGTAAACGCCCAAATCAAGAAGTTCAACGAGCAGAACTTCACCGAAGGCTTCTGGCAGAAAGAAGCTTCGCTGTGGACTCAGGATGCCGAAGCGCAGGAGAGCATCCGCAGCTTCATGGGCTGGCTGCGCGTAGCTGAAACCATGGTAAGCGCCGTGCCCGAAATTGAGCAGTTTGTGCAGGAAGTGCGCACTGCCGGTTTCAAGCACGTGGTAGTGATGGGTATGGGCGGCAGCTCTATGGCCCCTATTGTGTTCCAGAAGTCGTTTGAGCGGAGCGCCGACGGCCTGGAGCTGTCGATCCTGGATACCACCGACCCTGGCACTGTTCGCCAGATTGAGGAAAGCGTGCCGCTGACCGAAACGCTGTTCATTGTCGCCAGCAAGTCGGGCACCACGGCGGAGCCCCTGGCTTTCGGCGACTACTTCTACAACCGCCTCAAGGAGCTGAAAGGCGACAAAGCCGGCGAGAACTTCGTGGCCATTACTGACCCCGGTTCCAAGTTTATTGAGGCTGCCACGAAAGAGGGCTACCGCAAAATCTTCCTGAACTTCACGGAAGTAGGTGGTCGTTTCTCGGCTCTCACCTACTTCGGGCTGGTGCCTGCCGCCCTCTACGGTATTTCCGTGGGCGAGGTGCTGGAGCGCGCCATCCGGATGATGCGTGCGTGTGGTGCATACGGCCCCGTAACGGAGAACCCCGGCCTGGAGCTGGGTGCCGCCTTAGGCGTACTGGCCGAGCAAGGCCGCGACAAGCTCACGCTGGTAGTGCCGCAGTCACTGCACGACCTAGGCCTGTGGCTGGAGCAGCTTATTGCCGAAAGCACTGGTAAGCTGGGCAAGGGTATTCTGCCCGTAGCAGGCGAGCCGCTCACTGAGCCCAGCCTCTACGGCCAGGACCGCGTATTCGTGTATGTGGGCTATGGAAACGAAGCCGACGAAGCCAACCAGCAAAAGCTGCAGGCCCTGCAGCAGGCTGGCCACCCGGTTATCAGCATCCGGATGCAAGAGCCCCTTGACCTGGGCCAGGAGTTCTACCGCTGGGAAGTGGCTACGGCCGTGGCCAGCGCCGTGTTCGGCATCAATCCCTTCGACCAGCCCAACGTGCAGGCCGCCAAAACTGCTACCGACCGGCTCATGAAGGAGGTAACAGAGAAAGGCCAGCTGCCCGAGGAAGAGAAGGCGCTATCAGCCGATGGCTTGTCGTACTACGGTGTGCCGGCTGCGGGTAAAGCAAGCGAGCTACTCACGCAGTTCTTCCAAACCAACCCCGGCGACTACGTTTCTATCCAGGCGTATCTGACGGAGTCTCCGGCCCTGAATGAAGCCATGGACAAGCTGCGTGCCCTGCTGCAGAAGCGCCTGCACGTGGCTACCACATTCGGCTACGGCCCCCGCTTCCTGCACTCAACCGGCCAGTACCATAAGGGCGGCCCCAACACCGGCCTGTTCCTGCAGCTGACCGCCGAAAACCCCAACGACCTGCCCCTCCCCGGCCGTTCGTACACCTTCGGTACGCTGAAGAACGCCCAGGCCCAGGGCGACCTGCAGGCCCTGCGCGACTATGACCGCCGCACCCTGCGCGTAGACCTCGGCGCCAACCCCGAGCAAGGCGTGCAGAAGCTCATTGAAGAGCTGTCGGCACAGGCCTAG